One genomic window of Pantanalinema sp. includes the following:
- a CDS encoding MFS transporter, protein MAGSLVGRIGDWLDLVALNWATLQLTDSALHLALVNVARLAPVFALSVPAGVMADRHDRRRLLMLIQVLGAALTLLLGLLVHLQAAFGAFTLVVTLRACLSAMDAPVRNALLPNLVPPRRMARAVALNAAQMNLARVIGPAIAGGMLAVAPAPWLFALNAISSLVALASLFFVPAAAHGARRAPANGGVKEAIAFVRAAPTVQSLLVLAIAPMVFGFPYTAMLPLFVRDLTGLGPTAFGGLLSVSALGALVGAGRLAVVHEGQEAGKWLIVSLAGFGLSLGLFMLSKGWVPAVIAMFLVGLTSQTYRTMSRITLQGAIPDALRGRILSIALMDRGFIPLGTLLVGGIAERFGTGWAGLFMALASLALTGTVLLVRPEIWRISSELTKSWD, encoded by the coding sequence ATGGCAGGCAGCCTGGTCGGGCGGATCGGCGACTGGCTCGACCTGGTGGCGCTCAACTGGGCCACCCTCCAGCTCACCGACTCGGCCTTGCACCTGGCGCTTGTCAACGTAGCCCGCCTCGCGCCCGTCTTCGCCCTCAGCGTGCCGGCCGGGGTCATGGCCGATCGCCACGACCGGCGGCGGCTCCTGATGCTGATCCAGGTGCTCGGCGCAGCGCTCACCCTCCTGCTCGGCCTGCTCGTCCACCTCCAGGCCGCCTTCGGGGCCTTCACCCTGGTGGTGACGCTTCGTGCCTGCTTGAGCGCCATGGACGCGCCCGTGCGCAACGCGCTGTTGCCGAACCTCGTCCCCCCCCGGCGCATGGCGCGGGCCGTCGCCCTCAACGCGGCGCAGATGAACCTCGCGCGCGTGATCGGGCCTGCGATCGCAGGCGGCATGCTCGCCGTCGCCCCGGCGCCATGGCTCTTCGCCCTCAACGCCATCAGCAGCCTGGTGGCGCTCGCGAGCCTGTTCTTCGTCCCGGCCGCCGCGCACGGCGCGCGAAGGGCCCCGGCGAATGGCGGGGTGAAGGAGGCGATCGCCTTCGTGCGCGCTGCGCCCACGGTGCAGTCGCTCCTGGTCCTTGCGATCGCGCCGATGGTCTTCGGCTTCCCCTACACCGCCATGCTTCCCCTGTTCGTGCGCGACCTGACGGGCCTGGGTCCGACCGCCTTCGGCGGCCTGCTCAGCGTCTCGGCGCTGGGGGCGCTGGTGGGCGCGGGGCGGCTGGCCGTCGTCCACGAGGGACAGGAGGCGGGCAAGTGGCTCATCGTGTCGCTCGCGGGCTTCGGCCTCTCGCTCGGGCTCTTCATGCTCTCGAAGGGATGGGTGCCGGCGGTGATCGCCATGTTCCTGGTGGGCCTCACGAGCCAGACCTACCGCACCATGAGCCGGATCACCCTCCAGGGGGCGATCCCGGACGCGCTGCGCGGCAGGATCCTGAGCATCGCCCTCATGGACCGGGGCTTCATCCCGCTAGGCACCTTGCTGGTGGGCGGGATCGCCGAGCGCTTCGGCACCGGCTGGGCGGGCCTCTTCATGGCGCTCGCGAGCCTCGCGCTGACCGGGACCGTCCTCCTGGTGCGGCCCGAGATCTGGCGCATCTCTTCCGAGCTAACCAAATCATGGGATTGA